In the Arachis ipaensis cultivar K30076 chromosome B04, Araip1.1, whole genome shotgun sequence genome, CAATCATTCTTATGtggtttaataataataataataatcagaaAGTGACCTTAACTATACAAGTATTGCACAAAACCCTTCTTACTCCCACCCTTTCAATTTATCAGTCCAACAACCAaacaaaacacagattaaagtgcaaaagaaaaaaaaatattgacaaaTGTAGAAAATTATATTGAGGAATTTTTTTCCATAAGTTCTCAAGATTCTGTTTTGATTGGGTTGTAAAATTTGAATAAATTTTCAGATACCTTGAGCTGCTACCCTTTAACTGATGAACATGAGCATCAACTTTCTTGAAGTCAACACCTTGCTGATCCCTGCCCAGTAAAAAATAAACCAGAAGATCATTAAATTTTTCAAATTCATCAATGAATTGTGTGTGAAGAGCAAAGAGGCATTCTGTTTTGAGTTCAGGAGACACTGACAGAGCAAAATTAAGATCTTTGAGAAGCCTCTCAGAATCATCAAAGAAGAGAGACACAACTTCAACAACAAATTCAGGGTTGTTCTCGTCTTGGAGCTGCTGAAGTTGCAGAAACTGATTATCCAAGAAACCCTTCTCTCACAGCAACAAAGATGAATAAAAATCAGAACTTGGAAAGCATCTAACCCCCCAAAAACATAAGAACGAAAAACAATTGCGAATTTGTTGAAAAGATTTCATCTTTACCTCGATGAACAAGGATCTGGTGTAGTCGAGCCACTGTCTCTGCATCTGACCCACGTCCATGGCTTTCAAGTTtgaaaacagaaaaatgaaaaagCTACTTGTTGGTGTTATTCGAGCCCAACAGAGTTTTGGCCTTAAAGTTTAGAGCTTTGAGGGAATTATTGGTTAATAATCAGAAACAAAGAAATGGGgatttggagagagagagagggaggaacAAACTCCGAGGTTGGTGGTGATGTTGGGTATGTTGCCACTCTGTGTAATAATAATGGGTGTCTTAAAAAGGGTTGAGAGAAGAGGGTGCCCAGTTTTTATTCCTCTCTGGATTTGCGctttcattctttcttttctttgtttcattGCAGAATCAGCtaaatgaatataaaaaatatttctgtaaatctttttctaaaatatattttcGGACCGTATCTTTTTCATTGCAAAATCTCATTAATCAGTATTAAATGTATTCATGTTAACTAATACAATTTTGCTAACAGGTACCTTTTGTTGGAGGCTAAAAGATTTTGATATAGAAGTAAAATAAGTGATATATTTTAATAtggtaatttttggtgttttttaaaattgtccGATCGGAGAGTTcgaattttgttaaaaaaattaaaaaaacttagagtacacaaatcggaccatgcgagttgtttgattttaaaattttgcttaAAAAATTGCATGGTCCGACTTGTGGTTGGGCAAATATGAATAACGGACCTTCCGAATTGTTTGTTGTTgtcaatttttttatgaaatgaaTATCAAACGCAATTCCAACCGTCCGTTTACTGATGGAGAACTCGCATGGTCCGAATTCTGTTCTACTGACACCACATGGCTGTGAAGCATCTGTATTCCCCATGTCCGAGTCCAACACCACTTTTGcttccatattcaaattaaaaagtgtTAGTTAGAaccccaaaaattttaaaaatgttaaaagacactttttttttcaataaaaagtttttttatatttttacgaAGAATATCAATGTTATaacaatatttaattaattaatcaattaatatGGAATTAGGTTTGGTagtaaaattttttgtatttgatAAAAAATATCACGTATTTAcatttgtaatttttaaaaattaaaaatactttttaaaatatctaagaatattttttaaaagtaatttgtatttatcaaaattaaaaaaaaaattaatataattttgcATATTAATAATAGACGGAAAGACTATTAAGATGATCAAAGATAGACTTCAATAATCAATATTATGGAAAAACAGCATCTATTCTAAGAAAATATTGATAGAGACTGGTAGTCAAAGACCTTGATCAGAAGTAGCACTACAAAATCCAATCTCTCATCTCCATCCACCAACTTGAAGTTTTTTTGGTGACTTGTCCAAATTGAAGTTATTCCTATGGAATTAGGTTAGTTGAATTTCTGATATTTGATTGCTAATATGGCGTTAAATAGAAGTATAAAACTCTAACACTAGTGTTTTTCTAGGAggaaagtatcgtttttgtccccaacgtttgtgGTAAGTTTTATTTGTGTCGttaacgtttaaatcgttttatttgtatccttaatgtttataaaagtgattcaatgttatcctactatcaattatactaacaaatcagattatatttttcaattatttttacttgaatgtattcattctcaattaggtctcacttgaatgtgttcgattttaatattataccaactatttgtgtttagattcaattatattcctagaaaagtgaattatgtaaatgttgtaggaattagtttcaacagatgagctatttttcggagtacaTCATCCATTCTATCccaaacatttgtattctaacttcaaaaaGAGatctttaaaactcaaactaaagcactcatgatgtgtaattgacggcaggataacattgaatcacttttacaaacgttagggatacaaataggacgacttaaacgttaggaacacaaatagaatttactcCAAAtattggagacaaaaacgatgcTTTACTCGTTTTTCTAATGTAGATTCAATGCACTTCATGTGAAGTAGCAATCTCTAAACACAAGGAAAGTGAGAGAGGAATTATAATCattcttttataaaaatatgaaaaacaaAAGGTCAATTTTATGATGCATATGAGTTGGTGTTTAAATTTTGTCTAATTTATCTTTTTGTNNNNNNNNNNNNNNNNNNNNNNNNNNNNNNNNNNNNNNNNNNNNNNNNNNNNNNNNNNNNNNNAGTATCATAGCATTTACCAAAACAAAATATTTAGAATGAGCATGAATGTGTATGGTAGGAAGTGAAGGACCACAAAACATGGGGGCATCACATCATTCCAATTCCCTCCATGATTTGACACCATTcttcttcattcattcattcattattcttttcttttatttgggttACCCTCTCTCCATTAAAGTTACACTTGAAAGCTTAATTTAGTTGAACCCCACACCAATTTGCTCTCTCCTAGTCTCCTTTTTCAAGTCTCCATTCAccatttgtttttgtatttttctcctACTATGCCACTATTATATTATACTATGGGATATATTATACTATGGGAAGCATTTCAAATGCACTGGGGAGTATCGGTGTAccaattattttaaccgttgattttaattaatatatattatatatattttttataattcagatcaacagttaaaattacataaaatatataaatataggtaaatacataaaaattgattttttctgtacatatttttaataaatttaatattaatttccTGTGAGGGTTTTTTATAAATCAtccaattatatatatttttttgggtGATGATTCATATGctaagtaaaaaataattatttttaaatgcacttctaaatttttaaacaattttattattgaataaatgttattAATAAAGAAAATACTACATCGATTGTTATGATTAAAACATCAAAGTATgctaatttcatttaattttaactATTAATTAAACATAGAATTACATGAAAAGTGTATACAGAATACTAGAATAGACATAGTGGATTATGGAAGCTCAGAACAATTAACATTATTTCTAAGTCTAATTAACAAGTTTAGTTTTTGGATTTAGATCAGATGCCATGAATTGGATACATATGAATCCACTTAACAGCTGACCACTTCTGACCTTTGATCACAGGGCATGCTTCATGGAGGCTCCTACCATCTACACTTCCATTTACATGGATTCCAAAGAAAACAATTGCATCCCCTCTTCTTGGTTTCACTATTACATATAATGCTTAAAGTTATCTTCAAGTTTAATAACTAATACgcgttaattgttgatttgaataAGGTGGAAATAAACTCAGGTGCAGTTAACTTATGTGGAGTTGATAGCTGAGAGCCATTAGAAGATAATTTAGTCAGAtctgtcaaattatttaacgactctcaactatcaacttcatataaAGTTAAAGTTTTCACCTTTGAATAATCACCTGCTAATCCTCTTTTGGCACATTCAGTAGAGTGATTATAACTTGTTTTAGAAGCTCCATTATGCAATGGATAATCCTATAACCAAagtgaaaatcaaaattaaaaacactaaattaaattaagggtaaagtatattttttgtccctgaagtttgacaaaaatttcaaaaatatccctaagttttattttatttcaattttgtcctaaaagtttttgatttgcatcaaatatacaccgaacgactaatttttcaaaaaatttaagaccaatttaacaacaatttcataagaacaaccatcaacacaagcaaatcaagcatagttttcatgcattattgttagattggtcttaatttttttgaaaatttagccgttaagggtatatttgatgcaaatcgaaaacttttaggacaaaattgaaacaaaataaaatttaaggatatttttaaaatttttgctaaattttaagacaaaaatatactttaaccttaaattaattatattattattagaagATGAATTAAATTAAACCTGAGCAAGAGGGAAAAGTGTTTCACCCCCTTGGATGACATCGTTAAGATACATGAGAACTGTGGCGATTCTGTTTCCAGACTTTGCTTGAAtatgaaatttatcttgaaagaAATCAAAGTGTGCTTCATACCCCTCACCACCTTCATATCTTAATACTTGTATGGCTTCTCCGTTTTCTGAAAATTCAACAATAAATTCTATAGTTAAGTAAAAAATAATTAGCCAAAATGATTATATTATGAGCTTGTTTAGCttctaaaaaaaagatctttttttgaaagatcttataaaaaagtaaaaataattttatatttggatatctcatgtaaaaaattttttttatctatcaattatgtttgagtataacgatataaaagtacttttttgtttatttattacatgaaaaacattttttttaaggaaaaaagatcttttaaaaaaaatgtaaattacaacttctcaaaaaagacgtttttttttttaattattctaatgtttttacttttactattagaaatttaacaaacacattaaaaaattaaaaaaatctttttttattaaaaaaaagattttttttatcaaaataatgacgCCCAAATAAACACTATATATACCTTTTGGAAGGAATGTCCATGCTGAAATCTTCTCTTCAATACCACCAACAATAGGATCCTatacatttaatatataattaattttgaaaaacaagGTGTATATATAACATAACATAGTAACATTTACATTGTTCCTGGGAATGAACATGCCATGGCTTGTTCTATGAGCAGAAAGGCGAGACACTCCGGTGGCTAAATCAGTAACCGTGGATCTTGTGAGGTTTGGTTTTGCTTTGGAAATCAAGTGCTGGCATTCTACTTGGCTCAAGAAACCTTCATACATGAATGCTCTGCATTTCAATTctaattataataatataaataaataattaagcaTTAAGATAAGTAGAGAGTTATGGGAGAAACCTTGGCTTCCATGAAATACTTTTGACCCTAGAAGGGTCAATTATGCTAGCATAGCAATGGTTCATAATAATCATGATTATTAACGCTAATAATATTAAACACCTAACCTTGCTACTACTCCTACTACTCATTTTGGCCTATGCTTTTTCTTCTTGCATTGCATGCCATGTCTTTTTATATTCCTCATCAATGATCTAAACTACTACACCAATTAGATAAGTAGAGAAATAAATATTATAGAATTTTGCTAAAATGGCTTAAAGGTTGAATCAAAAGATATAACTTCCAAAGCTAATTAAGAGCCATgggtatgattttttatttttttcgttaAACCCGGTCGGATAGGGTGCGGTTGGAGTCTCAACCCTATCCGGTCGAATAGGGTGCGGTTTGAGGATCTTAAGCATGTGCAAAATTTTCTTGGTCGCTAAACtaaatttataaatttgtaaattttactcatttatttttataaatcatATTTCTCATTTAATGAGATATAAATACAATTTTTAACAATCTATTGGCTTCCATTTTTGTCAACTCGCAGGTTGAGTGCAATAGAATTAGGGTTGGGTATTTCTCAACCTGCAAGTAAGATTAGGGTTGCGGGTAAAATTAGGGTTGAGTTCAAACCCTACATACCCTATCCATTGCCACCCCTATTTTTCGTGTGTGACAATTAATTAAACCCAACATTTATTAAGTGAAAATCAACTTTTAGATTTGGACTTAGAATCATTGGAAAGAGGTTAAAAGTTTATCTTACTAattcaagaataaaaacaaaatacataATAAATTGCACAATGTATGATTCAAGGCAACATATTTTCATCATAcagaattataaaaataattacactACTAATTAATGGTTTACATTAAGAAGGATTAATAAAGGCACGTTTGAATTCACAACAATAGTGGCTAACATAAACTTTTCTCTAAACTATATAATCAATTTTGTTCCGTTTCTTGTGTGGGTGAGTTACTGCTTAGAATAAACTCCATATGGCGTGCTCTTTGGCTCTTTTGCTTAGAATTGTATTCATCTGCATCCAAGAGTTCTTCAGAGTATGTTCTTTGAATTTTTGACTTTTGTCTTTCTTTGATGCACTTCAAGCTCTCTTCATCACCTCTTAATATTTGTAGCACCTCGCTCATAAGAGGCCGTTGAGCCGAGGATTGTTCTACACACTGAGAAGCTGTTAAGATCACAAGGTCCATCTGCTCTTCATCATAATTGTCTTCAAGAACTGGATCAACAAGCTCTTTGATGTTGTTTGCAATTAACAAAGGCTTTGCCTGCAACATTATTAGCACAAGAGTCATGTGAACTTCATACCTTAGAtgacaatttagtcaaatcatttaactgCACGAGTTTTCACTTAGCACAAGACTATGCTAGTTTTCAATGTTATAATCACTTATTTGGACAATTACATACCCACATGATAAGACTTTTTTGTGAGCTATCCAAAGCTTGTCTTCCAGTGATTAGCTCCAATAATAGCACACCATAAGCATATACATCAGTTTTCTCATCTACTATTCCATGCATGAAGAATTCAGGGGGAAGGTACCTGTTAGTGACAACAAATCAGAATCAAAGGGTTAAGTACAGTACTATCTACAAAGAATATACTAAGAAACTTGTTATAAATGTATAGACCCGAATGTGCCTTCTACTTTGGAAACAGTATGGTGAGTCCATTGGTCAGGTAACCACTTTGCTAGGCCAAAATCAGATATCTGGAGATTGAATCAGAGGAAGAAATTCTCAAGTTAAAAACACAcgcatatatttatacacaaatacatagtGATGATTTTTGATGTTCGACCTGAGGCTCAAAAGTCTCAGAGAGAAGAATATTAGAAGCCTTGATATCCTTGTGAATGATCCTTCTTTGACATCCCTCATGAAGATAGCAAAGTCCCTCGGCAGTTCCCAAAATAATCTTAAATCTGAGACTCCAATTGAGCTTCTCTCTAGGCCCTGATGATGAACAAAGTAGTAAGAAACCAAAAATGTTAAGTTGTAATAAATAAAGATGCATATATAGTGCATACCATAAAGTATGGATGATAAGCTGCCATGTGGAGAGAGCTGAAGAACAAGGAACATTCCACCTTCAACACCATATCCAATCAATCTAGCAATGTTTGGATGGTCCACATGAACTATGATTCCAAGCTCAGACAAAAAATCTGCAGTCATTTCTTCTTGGTTCCCTCTTGTAAGCTTCTTTATGGCAACAAAGTTTCCATCTTCCAATTTTCCTAAGTATACCTCTGCATACCCTCCCTCCCCAATCACATTATCTGCCAATAACAACAATCATTTCCGATTTAACGAGTAAACTAGCATGAAAAATAAGACAATCATACCATGGCTGAAGTCATCAGTTGCAGCCTGGAGTTCAGAGAGAGTGAAATTCTTCCATGAAGATTTGAAGTTGGCAAACTCAGagtcaaaagaagaaggaatgagATCCTCTCTAACCCTCTTACTCTTCCTTCTAGTTAACTTAGGAACATTCTTCTTAAGAGGGTGAAATGGTTGAAATGGCATCTGTGAGCCTTTCTTGAGAAGCTTGAAGAAACCACGCCATTGGTTGTTAGCATTGGAACCACCACTACCTGGTAGAGCCTCAGAATCAGAAGTGCTTGCTCTTGAAGATGAAGGTGTTCTTGATCCTACACTGCTTGTAGAGTAATCTGTTAAACATCCTCCACCACCACCTTCTTCAGTGTCTAATCCATTCAAGTCTGGTTTATCACCATTACCACAATAGTAGTAGCAAAGGAAAGAAACCATTATCATGTCATAACCAAGAAGaacataaaaaagaaagaaaaatatacacaagtgtttcttttttttttaccaatgCTTGAAAAGGAATCAGAGAAACCGGGTTTATGTCTTCTTGATCTTATTGAAATAGAATGCTTTGCAAATGTTGGCTTTTTCTCGAAACTGCCATTGCTGTTGTGGCTGTGGATGCCATTGCTATGCAAAACATGATCTTCTTTGTCAGCATTCAAACAAGAACAAATAAATGTGACACAATGGACAAACAACTCTAAGCTATGATGCTTGCAACAAACAAAGTTTAATGAACCGTATATGATAAAATATCAATGAGACATTATAACATGTGGTTGAAAACTTGGAATTAGATGCATTAATATAGTACAAATTTTGTTAAATTATGTCACGTTTTAATATAAAAATGATAGttaaaatctagatttatctcaagttaaatatgttaaattatctaataattggtggaaactcaggtgcactcgacttcacgtgaagttgacacctgagagtcgttagatgatttgactgatttgactaaattttcatctaacggttctcagatatcaacttcacgtgaattcgacttcacctgagtttttaccCTAATAATTATATGATATCACAAACATATGAAGTTGATGCATGAGATGAGAAATGTGTGGCAATagatgcatgcatgcatgcaagggaacaataacaaaaacaaaatgagGATGATGATACCTCGGCGAAGGATGTGATTCCCGCCGCTCATGGCTCAGAGTCATGGTGGCggccgaggaggaggaggaggagcagaAGCCAGGGGTATTAAGGACAAAATACAGAGATAAGAGacagagatgaaaatgaaaacaaaagagaaatggATTCCAAACACATTTTCTTGTCTAAGTCATCCATCATACACGTTAATCCTAATTACTAAAAACATCGCCTATTTTTGTTCCCAAAATGTCGCCCCATTTTTTGTGTATGGTTGTTCGTCGTTCTCTTCTCTCATCTTATCGCAAGCAAAATTCGTTGTTCTTTTTCTAGTTTTTCAACaacaaaatagtaataataattcaCTTGcattgacataataaaaatttcagtaaaataaataaaaacaagttTGTACAAAAAATGGTCTAGTTTAATAGTTAGCTGTGTGGATTTTGGAACATGCTTAATTAATATTAGCGAGGAAATTAAAAGGCTAAAatttgtataaatacatgtgtggtttaatgagtaaagtatcgtttttgtcctcaacgtttggggtaaatcctatttgtgtccctaacgtttaaatcgtcatatttgtatccctaacgtttgtaaaagttattcaatgttatcctaccgtcaattacacatcatgaacgctttagtttgagttttaaaaatctcttcttgaagtaagaatacaaatgtttgggatagaatcgatgatttactccgaaaaatagttcatcaaatgttgaaactaattcctacaacatttacataattcacttttttaggaACATAATTGAatataaacacaaatagtgggtataatattaaaatcgaacacatctaagtgagacctaattgagaatgaatacatccaagtgagaataattgaaaaatataatctgatttgttagtataaataatagtaggataacattgaatcacttttataaacgttaaggatacaaatagaacaatttaaacattagggatacaaataaaacttaccccaaacgttggggacaaacatgattgttaatttattttcaatgtgtatttgtctATTATTAATACAATCAAATCGAGCCAAATACAAACTTGGCCTTCAAAATTTAAGCACTATTTTGTAAAATAATTTGAACTACACACAACATTAAATAAAGTAATTAAGCATGCATAACTATAAATCAAACTAAACGACATAGAGGAGATTTGAAtttattattgaaaaataataatgtaaTTTACAAGGGCAAAATGTTGTAACTTAGAGgaaatgaaattaaagaagaataaTATGTTAATGGACATTGCGAGAGATCAAGCCCTCAAAGATAGCATACAGGTCCTTGTTTTGAGGCCCAAATATCTCATCAGCTTTCTGCAATGTCTCCTGCAACACGTGAGTTAACTATTATATACATTGCAAATTTGCAATACATAGAAAATGAAGGTAGTAGGGTTGGTTGTTAATTACCTCTTTTGTTTGTTTATGAGAATTGAGTTCCTTAACATTTGATAAAAATGCACCAAATTGCTCATAAGACAAACGGCTCCTAACATTATAACATAAAGAAGCTAATGAGTAAAAAACAAGAGTATGCAGCAATATTCATGATGTGATGATCACCTGACTTGGCGAAAGAACTCCTTTCCATCCACCCTTGTTCTCCCTGTTTGTTGTGAGGTGGAGAACGACATGGCTTGGCGCCTGCTGCTCGGAGACACAGGTTTTGAGGATGTTCTTCTTGCACTTGGTGAACCTGGCGGACTTATGTGTGGTGTGTTCGCTTCAGATCCTAATATTAACACGCCATCCTCTGCAACTCTCATTGAAGATGTTCTTGAAGGTCCCATCGATGAACTATCATCATCTGTATCGTGgagttagagatataatcatttatattcgaacttttataaaataaaattctaaatgGCCTACCTCCAGGTTGTGTTGTGGAAGTCATACTTGCTTGGCTGTGCAATTTGCCAACGATGTCTGCACCTCCTTCTCCCTACATATCATGAATGCTATTTTTTAGTAAGATGCTACTAGTACTATTTATGTGTCAAAGTCAACTATATAAGTTTATTTTTACTAAGGAGATAAAAAATAGTCATAACTTTAGCTAGTTCTTTttagttattgaatattttttataataataaggTGGAAATtcaagtgcagtcgacttcatgtaaagttgataattgaaagcggttagataatttgactgatttgactaaatttttatctgattctcaactatcaacttcatgtgaagtaaGTAGACTGCACCTAAGTTTTCATCTTATAATAATAAGTAGAAGGAAGAATGTAACCTACAGAATTTTCTTCATCCTCTTGAAGGGATTGCATGAGTCGTCTTCTGAAAACTTCCAACTGCATGAATAAGCATGCAATTAGTCCATGAAGCACCCACACTACATTACATATACTTGAAGAATTCTTACCTTGGAGACATCTCTGCTCAGCTTCCTCACAGTGTTGGAAAGAGAAGCATTCTCTTTCACCAACCTCTCctgtatataataaaataaaattagaaaaaccAAGCATGGTTAGATTGAATTGAACCGGGTTCAGTAGCCATTCGAACCTTATCTTGTTCGGCGTGTGCCAGCGAGTCCACCTGAGACTGCAATTCGGCGATGAGGGTATCTCTCTCGGCGAGCTCGGCGCGTAGGTTGGAGGACTCCGACTGTAGCGCGTGGATGCGCGTGGAGAGAGCAATGGAGGTGATCTTGCGGGCCAAATCGAGCTGCTCGAATGGATCCAACGGCAGAACTCGCACAAGCTCTTCTGGTAGCTCCGCCTCAGGAGGAGCAGCATCAACACTGGATTCTCCACCACCTCCACCACTCACCAACATGTTTCgttcttttttcttgttttattattattattatattggaATACTACTGTGGTTggaattatatatttaatttaatttttggaaTTATGTGAAGTGTGAATTGTGATTCAGTAGTTGTTTTGTTTGAGAGGGTAGCATGCAAAAGGTAGAAAA is a window encoding:
- the LOC107637523 gene encoding prolyl 4-hydroxylase 2-like isoform X3; translation: MSSRSSSKVRCLILLALIIMIIMNHCYASIIDPSRVKSISWKPRAFMYEGFLSQVECQHLISKAKPNLTRSTVTDLATGVSRLSAHRTSHGMFIPRNNDPIVGGIEEKISAWTFLPKENGEAIQVLRYEGGEGYEAHFDFFQDKFHIQAKSGNRIATVLMYLNDVIQGGETLFPLAQDYPLHNGASKTSYNHSTECAKRGLAGDYSK
- the LOC107638536 gene encoding histidine-containing phosphotransfer protein 1; translation: MDVGQMQRQWLDYTRSLFIEGFLDNQFLQLQQLQDENNPEFVVEVVSLFFDDSERLLKDLNFALDQQGVDFKKVDAHVHQLKGSSSSIGAQRVKNACIAFRNFCEEQNVEACLRCLQQVKQEYCLVKNKLETLFRLEQQIVAAGGSIPMMELGF
- the LOC107637523 gene encoding probable prolyl 4-hydroxylase 4 isoform X4, which translates into the protein MFIPRNNDPIVGGIEEKISAWTFLPKENGEAIQVLRYEGGEGYEAHFDFFQDKFHIQAKSGNRIATVLMYLNDVIQGGETLFPLAQDYPLHNGASKTSYNHSTECAKRGLAVKPRRGDAIVFFGIHVNGSVDGRSLHEACPVIKGQKWSAVKWIHMYPIHGI
- the LOC107637523 gene encoding prolyl 4-hydroxylase 2-like isoform X2, yielding MSSRSSSKVRCLILLALIIMIIMNHCYASIIDPSRVKSISWKPRAFMYEGFLSQVECQHLISKAKPNLTRSTVTDLATGVSRLSAHRTSHGMFIPRNNISAWTFLPKENGEAIQVLRYEGGEGYEAHFDFFQDKFHIQAKSGNRIATVLMYLNDVIQGGETLFPLAQDYPLHNGASKTSYNHSTECAKRGLAVKPRRGDAIVFFGIHVNGSVDGRSLHEACPVIKGQKWSAVKWIHMYPIHGI
- the LOC107638537 gene encoding receptor-like cytosolic serine/threonine-protein kinase RBK2, whose product is MTLSHERRESHPSPSNGIHSHNSNGSFEKKPTFAKHSISIRSRRHKPGFSDSFSSIDLNGLDTEEGGGGGCLTDYSTSSVGSRTPSSSRASTSDSEALPGSGGSNANNQWRGFFKLLKKGSQMPFQPFHPLKKNVPKLTRRKSKRVREDLIPSSFDSEFANFKSSWKNFTLSELQAATDDFSHDNVIGEGGYAEVYLGKLEDGNFVAIKKLTRGNQEEMTADFLSELGIIVHVDHPNIARLIGYGVEGGMFLVLQLSPHGSLSSILYGPREKLNWSLRFKIILGTAEGLCYLHEGCQRRIIHKDIKASNILLSETFEPQISDFGLAKWLPDQWTHHTVSKVEGTFGYLPPEFFMHGIVDEKTDVYAYGVLLLELITGRQALDSSQKSLIMWAKPLLIANNIKELVDPVLEDNYDEEQMDLVILTASQCVEQSSAQRPLMSEVLQILRGDEESLKCIKERQKSKIQRTYSEELLDADEYNSKQKSQRARHMEFILSSNSPTQETEQN
- the LOC107637523 gene encoding prolyl 4-hydroxylase 2-like isoform X1 codes for the protein MSSRSSSKVRCLILLALIIMIIMNHCYASIIDPSRVKSISWKPRAFMYEGFLSQVECQHLISKAKPNLTRSTVTDLATGVSRLSAHRTSHGMFIPRNNDPIVGGIEEKISAWTFLPKENGEAIQVLRYEGGEGYEAHFDFFQDKFHIQAKSGNRIATVLMYLNDVIQGGETLFPLAQDYPLHNGASKTSYNHSTECAKRGLAVKPRRGDAIVFFGIHVNGSVDGRSLHEACPVIKGQKWSAVKWIHMYPIHGI
- the LOC107638538 gene encoding uncharacterized protein At4g15545, whose amino-acid sequence is MLVSGGGGGESSVDAAPPEAELPEELVRVLPLDPFEQLDLARKITSIALSTRIHALQSESSNLRAELAERDTLIAELQSQVDSLAHAEQDKERLVKENASLSNTVRKLSRDVSKLEVFRRRLMQSLQEDEENSGEGGADIVGKLHSQASMTSTTQPGDDDSSSMGPSRTSSMRVAEDGVLILGSEANTPHISPPGSPSARRTSSKPVSPSSRRQAMSFSTSQQTGRTRVDGKEFFRQVRSRLSYEQFGAFLSNVKELNSHKQTKEETLQKADEIFGPQNKDLYAIFEGLISRNVH